The genome window CACGTCTGGAGAATCATTCGTATGCGCTAAAATAGTAAAGGTGCCTGTCAAGGTTGAGCGTCTAAGATCAGCGTTGCTTTCCTGCCGGCGTAGTAGAACGcacattcttcctccaataTGGGTAAGAACGTCACACTGGATGTGATTTGCTTCATGATCTCCCTAATCTCCCCCTGAACTTCCTTTtctgtcttctccttctttttactACCCGCGGATTTGGGTGGACCACCAGGCAGAGGGGCGAATGTTGATTCGTCCGTATAAATGTCAAATTGCCATCGTTCAAGTGTCTCGCCCGTTTCAACCGATTTGATGGCGAGAACAATACGAgataaagatgaggagagtaACCATTCTATAAAATGATGTAAGTGACGTGTTCATGATACGAGACAGTGCATACCTTGGACCTGGCTGAGGACAGTTGAGATGTACTCCTTGAGTTCTTCGTCCGCTGTCATAAGCATCGGCAAGCCGTACTTCTTTACCATCCTAGGGTAAAGCTGAGCTCtggaagtgaagagagtTTCTAAATACACACCTGAAGTCATCTGAAGGGTATACGCCTCGTTGATACAGGATGCTGTATGGGTGTGAGCGTTTACCGGTAGGTGGAGATTTATATATACCTGTTTACGCTATATTCGAAGAATTCTGTCACGAGTGCTGTTGACCCTTTGAGGGTAATTGCTTGGTTGGCCTTTGTTGCTTGTTTCTGTGCCATTTTGTAAAGTGGGAAGTGGAAATGAAGTTGAAACGACGGGAATAAACATAGAGTCTGGCAGCAAAAAACAGTCACCAGCTGACGGCGATGAGATGGACGCGAGAAAGATGATCACGTGACATTCCCAAGTGGAATTGTCTTTCGCGTTCGGACgacttgttctttttttttttgggcACATTAATTCTTACTCTTGTCactcaaaaaaaaaaaggaatcTCAAATGTCAGCAATTGCAAGAGCAGCGGCCAGAGTTAGGCAGCAAAGCGCAACCCCGCTTCAGcgccctctccttctccagcgAAAACCCATCCTCAGTCAtgcccttcctctccatacATCTCCACTGAAGCCATCCCTTGCAACCTCCATCACATCTCTCAGCTCTCAACAGACATTccagaggagatgggctTCTGCATCAGCCAAGGTAGATGAAGGGaccaaggaggaggtttGGCCCGAGAGGAAGCTGCCCGAGCTTACTGAAACCGACAAGTTGAAGTTGAGACGTCAAAGGAATGTCGGTATCTCGGCCCACATTGACTCTGGTAAGACAACCTTGACTGAGCGAGTACGTGTTGGCACATTTCCGCGAGTCATCTATTCTTCCAACTAACAAAAATCCAGGTGCTTTATTACACTGGTCGAATTCGAGATATCCACGAGGTTCGAGGTCGTGATGCTGTCGGTGCTAAGATGGACTCCATGGAGCTGGAGCGTGAAAAGGGTATTACCATTCAGTCTGCTGCCACTTTTGCCGACTGGGTTGCTCCCAAGCCTCCTACCGAGCTACAAGAGGGTGAAACCGTAGGCAACactgaaaaagaaaagtttgccatcaacatcatcgaCACTCCGGGACACGTCGACTTCACCATCGAAGTTGAGAGAGCGTTGCGAGTGTTGGACGGTGCAGTGTTGGTTCTTTGTGCTGTTTCTGGTGTTCAGAGTCAGACAATCACTGTAGACAGGCAAATGCGAAGGTATAATGTCCCCAGGTTGGCATTCATCAACAAGATGGACCGAGCTGGATCCAATCCCTTCCGTGTCATTGGCCAGCTTCGGGGCAAGTTAAAGATGAACGCCGCTGCTGTCCAGGTCCCAATCGGATCTGAAAGTGACTTTGCCGGTGTCGTTGACATCGTCAGGATGAAGGCCATCTACAATGAAGGTGTCAAGGGGTGAGTCAAAATTCTCCTTAAGTAGACGCCCCAACTGACCCTTAATCAGTAACCAGGTCATTGAGACCGACGAGATTCCTGAAAGCGTTCGCGCTCTTGCTGAAGAGAAGCGTGCAGAGCTCATCGAACAGCTTTCCGAGGCTGACGAGACTCTCTGTGACCTTTTCCTCGACGAAGCTCCTATCACTCCTACGGATATCGCTCAAGCCCTTCAACGAGCGACCACCTCTCTCCGTTTCACTCCCGTCTTTATGGGCTCCGCCATCAAGAACACTGGTGTCCAGCCTCTCTTGGACGGTGTCTGTGCTTACCTGCCCAATCCTAGTGAAGTCCAGAACCAAGCTATGGACGCCACACTTCCTGCTCACGCCCCAACCGTTCCCCTTGTCCCCGCCGTCGACGCGCCTCTGGTTGGCTTGGCTTTtaagcttgaagaaggcaggTACGGTCAGTTGACCTACATGAGGGTGTACCAAGGAGAGTTGAAGAGAGGTTCCATGATTTACAACGCCAGGACAGGTaagaaggtcaaggtcCCTAGGCTAGTGAGGATGCACGCGGACGAAATGGAGGACGTCGAATCTGTTGTGGCTGGTGAAATTTGTGCAATGTTTGGTGTGGAATGTTCTTCCGGTGATACTTTCACTGATGGTTCATCCACTTACACTATGGTACGTGGAGTGATGCTGGAATGTGTAAATTGAAACTCACCCAAGGCAGACATCTATGTTCGTCCCGGAACCTGTTATTTCCCTTTCTATTCGACCTGAAGGAAACGAAACTCCCAACTTCTCTCGTGCGCTTAACCGATTCCAGAAGGAAGATCCTACTTTCCG of Cryptococcus tetragattii IND107 chromosome 3, whole genome shotgun sequence contains these proteins:
- a CDS encoding elongation factor G, mitochondrial; translation: MSAIARAAARVRQQSATPLQRPLLLQRKPILSHALPLHTSPLKPSLATSITSLSSQQTFQRRWASASAKVDEGTKEEVWPERKLPELTETDKLKLRRQRNVGISAHIDSGKTTLTERVLYYTGRIRDIHEVRGRDAVGAKMDSMELEREKGITIQSAATFADWVAPKPPTELQEGETVGNTEKEKFAINIIDTPGHVDFTIEVERALRVLDGAVLVLCAVSGVQSQTITVDRQMRRYNVPRLAFINKMDRAGSNPFRVIGQLRGKLKMNAAAVQVPIGSESDFAGVVDIVRMKAIYNEGVKGNQVIETDEIPESVRALAEEKRAELIEQLSEADETLCDLFLDEAPITPTDIAQALQRATTSLRFTPVFMGSAIKNTGVQPLLDGVCAYLPNPSEVQNQAMDATLPAHAPTVPLVPAVDAPLVGLAFKLEEGRYGQLTYMRVYQGELKRGSMIYNARTGKKVKVPRLVRMHADEMEDVESVVAGEICAMFGVECSSGDTFTDGSSTYTMTSMFVPEPVISLSIRPEGNETPNFSRALNRFQKEDPTFRVHVDSESQETIISGMGELHLDIYVERMKREYNVACVTGKPRVAFRETITEAAKFNYTHKKQSGGSGQFGRVIGSIEPMETDPDTGKDTAFENRIIGGNIPNQFIPAIQKGFQEALDRGLITGHPITGCKFILDDGSAHAVDSNELAFRLAAIGAFREAFNKAKPVVLEPVMTVEIVAPIEFQGNVIGAINQRKGTIVDTEVRDDEFTLTAEVALNDMFGYSSQLRGMTQGKGEFSMEYKNHQPVLPNVQKEMAEAFRKKQLGK